One Cryptomeria japonica chromosome 9, Sugi_1.0, whole genome shotgun sequence genomic window carries:
- the LOC131033845 gene encoding xyloglucan endotransglucosylase/hydrolase protein 4, with amino-acid sequence MVNASPYNAPDRQSGINVLSAFHCWLVLSFFISIPSPLAMAAPADSSAYQCKAYETMRLREIAVDYTPEVCHHKPEEEEIAITFDERGGARWRTLRKYRYGSFSSRIKCPDGDTSGLNCSFYLSSLEGDKTQDEIDFEFLGKDKGIVQTNFYTEGTGNREQIHQLGFDCSGDFHEYTIRWGHEKIEWLVDGKIVRSDVAKEGERFPSKSMFLYASVWNASYIDEGRWAGPYFGHHAPYVCRYKDVHIPVDSEE; translated from the coding sequence ATGGTTAACGCATCTCCATATAATGCACCCGACAGGCAGAGTGGAATCAATGTTTTAAGCGCGTTTCATTGTTGGTTGGTTTTGTCATTTTTCATTTCAATTCCTTCTCCTTTAGCCATGGCTGCACCTGCAGATTCATCAGCTTACCAATGCAAGGCTTATGAAACCATGAGGTTGAGAGAGATTGCAGTAGATTACACCCCTGAGGTCTGCCATCACAAGCCCGAGGAAGAAGAAATTGCCATCACATTTGATGAGAGAGGAGGAGCAAGATGGAGAACATTGAGGAAATACAGATACGGCAGTTTCAGTTCAAGAATCAAGTGCCCAGATGGAGACACCAGTGGACTTAACTGCAGTTTTTATCTCTCATCTCTTGAGGGGGACAAAACCCAAGATGAGATTGACTTTGAATTCCTAGGCAAGGACAAGGGAATTGTACAAACTAACTTTTACACAGAGGGCACTGGGAACAGGGAACAGATTCACCAGCTTGGTTTTGATTGCTCTGGGGACTTCCATGAGTATACCATCAGATGGGGACATGAAAAGATTGAATGGTTGGTTGATGGTAAGATTGTGAGAAGTGATGTGGCCAAGGAAGGAGAGAGGTTTCCTTCCAAATCCATGTTTTTGTATGCCTCTGTGTGGAATGCAAGCTACATTGATGAGGGCAGGTGGGCAGGACCTTATTTTGGTCATCATGCACCTTACGTTTGCAGATACAAAGATGTCCACATTCCTGTTGATTCAGAAGAATAA